The nucleotide window CTAGAGTCATTTCAAACACAATCCTCATCTCTGTTTTTGCTCTGAACTGGTTAAACACGTACTTCACTTATCGACCCACAATTTGCATTGCCATATATACTTAGCCTTCCAATCATTATACTTTTGCGTTGTTTGATACATTGTCATATTGGACTGTACGGGAAGACAGCAAGGTAGCGATGGAGGCAGTGACAAAGATGGTGTCCGAAAGACCCGTAGTGATCTTCAGCAAGAGCTCATGCTGCATGTGCCACTCAATCAAGACCTTGCTTTGTGACTTTGGGGTGAACCCAGAAGTTCATGAGCTTGATGAGATGcaaggagggagagagatagaGCAAGCTCTGTCAAGGCTTGGATGCAACCCATCAGTGCCGGCTGTGTTCATTGGCGGTGAACTCGTGGGTGGAGCCAATGAGATCATGAGTCTTCATCTTAACCGCTCCTTGATCCCCATGCTTAAGCACGTCGGCGCGTTATGGGTTTGACCGATCAATCTAATGATCAAATTCATCAATCACGTGTCCTTCCATGAGATGCAAAGACCTATTGAGAATCTTAGTTATGCATGCATAAGAGGTAGATATTAGGGCAAATAATATTATCTTCTACGGTCTGGTTAAGAGTTTTATGTTAAGGCTATACATCTTCATAGCTTTTCTTGTAATGCTCTCATTGCTATGTTTTGGTAATAAAAGCTTGCTTCTAATGTGACTGGCCGGGTGACGTCAAAACCCTAAATAGTTTGACCAAACATTATGACCTCTTACACATTCTCTTCGATTAAACTGCTTAATTAGAACTAGGATAAATATACATACGAGCTCTCGACTTTTCACTGTAGCCGCAGGGGCTTACTATCAGTTTTTCTTCACTTTTTCCCTCCTTCCTTCTCCTTCCTCCTCTCTACCTCTCTCCACTTCTTGTAGAAGGAGCCTAAGCTTCCCCACGATATCTTGTAatgttttctgggtttcagACAGTGGCGTATCCAGGATCTGAATATGGCTTGGGCTGGATTTAAGTGCATACAAATTTTGTAAGCtcgtaaattttttttcttttgaggttTGGAACCTTGTGGGAGCCTCATCCTCATGCTTTTAATATTatcattcaaaacataaaatagGTGGGGGGGgaggacataaaaccaaaactcCTTAAATTAAAAGTTACAAGCATAAACTTgttgtaaaataataaaaactaacTAAATAGTACCCTCCGAGGCCCACTTATTTCAAACTCAGCAATCACAGAATCATTGTCAATACTATCAGCAAATTCTTTTtcaatgttgagaaccatcaAATCATCAAGAAAATCATCTTCCATCTTATTTCTAAGTTtatttttgatgatgttcatagCCGAAAATGCTTTCTCTGTTGTTGCTGAAGAAACTGGCAGAGTCAACACAAGACAAATTAATCTATAAATCATAGGAAAGAATGCTGACTTTCTTGATTCAACTAACCGCCAACACAAATCAGACACAGAAGTTGTCTTGGAAAATCTTGGATCCCTCTGAATATCTGTTAGAAAATATCCACACTCCATATCTAGAGCAAGCATATCAGATGATGAAAAATCCATAGGATAAAACTTTAAAGCAAGATTGCAAACATCTTCATATCTGAATGATTGAAAATTATCATGTGGATCAAATGTACACTATTAAAAACAATTGTTTTTGCGACGcctattttgcgacggcaaattgaGCTTTTGCGACGGTAAATTGagctttttgcgacggcaacacaggcgttgcaataggtggcgtcacaaaatcCAATTGCTACGGCAATTTTCCGTCACAAATGCTTTTTTACGACTGTTTTCTCTTGCCGTCACAAATTTATTGTTTTGCGACGGTCCATTTTCTACGGTGACTTCCGTCGCATTGTTTGTTTCAGGATAATCCATGTGGAGGTAGTTGCGATGGCAAggttgccgtcgcaaaaaaggaattttaaaatatatatatatatatatatatatatatatatatatatatatatatatggtgctAATTGCACCATATTTTCATTCTAAGAACattcaaaaatgaaaactatTATACATGCATCTGAAGTTAAACTACAATATCAAATCCATTATAACTAAACCAACCAATAATTACAACCTCACATCAGCGAAATAAATAACTAAAGCCCATTGTGACACATTGATTAGAATTTCTTCATACATAAAGATTGTGGCACCTATGTACTAGTTCAGGATCGATGATAAAGAATTGCAACACCCAAGTAAGTGTATGCCAGCTTATGCCTAGGAAACtttaggctttttttttttttttttttttttttcaggcttCTTTGAGTTGTTGTCTCCATGCTTTGGCAAACTCAGTATCTGAATATAAGCACATGAAGTAGGTGAAGTGTGTATGTAGTGAATAAGTAACAAGATCAGAATCGTAACACTAAGAACTAATGCAAGCAAGAAAGATATTACTCTAGAGGAAAACTAGATAGCAACTCACCATCATAATGACAGATTGAAATAGAAACAACCACAGGCTGCAAATATGGTTTCACTTGCATCCTATATACATAATCACGTAAGAGCTCTATGAACCAAATATTCAAGCCATTGGCTAATTGAGAGTCAGAGCCCACACGCCGCATGATGATTAAGGTAGTCTAGTAGATTAGTAGTTCAGTCCGCATATACTTTCAACTGAAAATTTTAGTTCAAACTTGTATTTCACCTTAGATAAAAAAGAACTAGTACAATAAACTGACTGAAAGAGTATAGAACATGTACACAAGTATGAATATGAAGTTGTTTGACTAGAACATCTAAGTATTGACAATTAAAATGATAGAAAGGCATACCTACTATAAATAGTACAAAAATACAACTGAAAATGAGAGCATGAACTACGTAGAATCTAGATGAAGTTAAAGCATTGATGTTAGATGATAATTTTACTAAAATAATGCATAGCTCTAAGTGTGCATGCTTCTCGACCAAATAAGAAATGAATCATGCACCAATATCAGAAGCTAAATTCTTGCACCCTACCCCACAATGATAATAAAAGTAAAGGTTACGCATTCTCAACTCAAAAATAAATTGGGAGTAAGAATAGACGTTAAGGACATTCACCATTGATGATCATTGCACTAGGAACCTGCGCTTTTTGACCATAAATAGACATTAAATGCAATTGAGGCACCTCACTCCAGAACCGTCTGCAATAAATTAAAGTTCCATTTTGAGATGTTAGCGAACAGCACTCTGAAGTCCAACCACAATTGCATGTACAAGCACCAAATAGCAAATCCATTACTTCATCAGATTCATTTGAAAAGTGTTTCTCACTAAAACAATGGACTTAAGCCTTCCTCTAAGTTACCAAAACTATCTTATCAAACAAATTCactaaccaaatgaaaactACAAGCTACACTACCAAGGCTTCAACTTTTGCTAATCTAGTAAAGAAATATTTAAAAGTGGTTCCAGAAAAAATAAGAGAGTACAAAAAAAGTAAACACATGGTACTTCTAAAGTAGTTTAAACAAAGTTGATACAGAACTCAActttattaaagaaaacaaGACATTTGTAAATCTATGTAACTTAACATCTATGGCCAACTAACAAAAGGATTTAATAACAGAAATCGAGGGTGTGATGGGAGCAAACCTTCCCAAATAAATAGGGTATCCGAGGAAAACTCCTGATAAAAAGGCTGAACCTGCAAGTTGAAGTGGATTGTAAAGAGCAACCAAAGCAAGCCCTAAGTGTCCTCCAACTTATAATTGTCCCTATTACAAAATGAAACTGACGATCCAATAACAATCATGAGTTGCAGAACAACCATAGGCAACTGGAAAACAGTAGGTTAATGATCATATAGTTTTAAGTTAGGACCAATGCTCATATCTGCCCTACCTGATTTAGTGTTGTAAGCCCTCCATGGAGATTTTTGGCGCGATTTGTGCTATAAATATTGGGACCTGTTGATCCACGTTGCTAAATGTTATGAATATCTTAAACTTTATGTCATCATAAAGAATTAAAACCATCAGTTGGTAAAAAAGATTTACCACATAAGAGAAAACTCCAATTCGATATCCAGTTAAAAACCTTCCTATGTCAAGTGACCAAGCTCCCTGCATCAGATTTTTAACCTCTTTTAATTAGTGCCTTTAGTAATAAGATATAATTTGATTGCCTTCAATTAAATGCAAAAGTACAAATGATCCAAATTAACAGCATATACCTCAGAGAAATAGATTGCTAGCCATCCTGTAATATAGAAAGTAGCTGACATTCACTGCCTGGTTAGTCtataaaatttcaagaagttTATTAGTTCAGAGTTCAGGTCACAGGTTATTACTAATTAAGCTTcaaattttcttgttttacaCAACTAAGACTAACATTGTTCAATTATGAACCTAAACATCAACATTAACCTAAACCCATCAAAACTCTGTAGCAATTCACAAAATTAAAGGAGCACCAAAACAAAATGgaacgagagagagagggaacgAACCGGAGCGAAAGAGGAGGAGTTGAAGGAGAGTAGAGAGATCTAGTCGACCTTTTTGGCTGGAAATCACAAACACTGAAAACCTAGAAAGAAAACCGAATCAAAATTAGATCTTGACCCAAATGAAATCCACCCAAACCAACTCAAATTTTCACAATACCAAATTAAATGAAAGATCAACACAATAGATGAGCATGAGAGACAACTGGAGCCTTTTTCTCGATCTTTTCGGACCTCAACTATGTCTTGTTCGAGGCGCTGCGAAGCttgggcgagagagagagagagagagagagagagagagagagagagagagagagagagagagcttgggcgagaagagagggaagagagcTTGGGCGagaagagagtgagagagcTTGGGCGCGATAGAGGTTAGGGCTGCAGGTCAAGATGTTAGTGGGAAATTTGgtaacaaaaggaaaaacataGGGAAAAAGAATTAGGTCAGGCGCCAAGGTCTTTTGGTTttgcaattttttatttttagtctacaaaatagaaataAGTTTTGCGACAACAAGAGGAAAAAGCGTCGCAATTGAG belongs to Rosa chinensis cultivar Old Blush chromosome 4, RchiOBHm-V2, whole genome shotgun sequence and includes:
- the LOC112201132 gene encoding monothiol glutaredoxin-S2, whose product is MEAVTKMVSERPVVIFSKSSCCMCHSIKTLLCDFGVNPEVHELDEMQGGREIEQALSRLGCNPSVPAVFIGGELVGGANEIMSLHLNRSLIPMLKHVGALWV